CGATGGCGTGAATTGTATGGCGGCCACATCGATCGGGATGGCCAACCATGTTGGGGATGGTGCGACTAGCTCGACTGCGGCGCGCATCGAGACTAGGTCCGCAACGTACTGGGGCAGCGAGATACCCTCATTACGCGCCATTGCAGACAATTCACCACAGGCCGAATTGGCCACCAGAACCGTCCAGGCTGGGGAGGTGTCGGCTTCAGAATCCGGAGCATCAGTGAGGACCATGGAATGCTACTTAACGTCTGTCGACGTAAAGTCATCATCCATCGACGTTCCCGCTCATGTCAGAGGGGAGAGGAGAGGGGCTTCGCAATATCGTAGCGGCTAACGTGCGCCGCTTGCGTCGCGCCAAGCACCTAAGCCAGGAAGACCTGGGCGCGGCGTCGAACCTCCATCGAACCTATGTGGGCTCTGTCGAGCGATCGGAGCGCAATTTGTCGATCGACAGCATTGGCGCTTTGGCAGACGGCTTGGGCGTCGAAGCCTGGGTTCTGTTGCAGCCCCAATCTGACGATATGGCCGACGGAAGTTGAGCAACTTCGGCAGACGGAACTCCGCCCAACTCGCGTAGCTGCTTGAAGGCTTCGCTATAGACAGGGAAGTGCTCCTGCCATGCGGCGGCTCCCCCGAGGCGACCGATGGCGAGCAATGATGCCCGAAGCCCGGCAATGAGCAACTTGTTCTGATCCTCCAAGTCCCGGACACGGGCCTCGGCGGCGCTCAATCTTGCCGCGGTTACAAGTGGTCCAGACTTGCTTAGCTTTGAGGCGTGAACCCTCACCGCATTCTGCCGACGCCGGGCTTCTTCAACGGCATTCTTCAGCATTGAAGGCCTCGAAAGCGATGACGCAAAGGGGAAGTGACTTTGGGCCTTACGCGACACCGCGTTGAAGGTAATGGTCTCGTCGAGCAGAATCATCTCTTCGAGAATGCGGGCCAGTTCAACCTGCT
Above is a window of Brevundimonas naejangsanensis DNA encoding:
- a CDS encoding helix-turn-helix domain-containing protein, translated to MSEGRGEGLRNIVAANVRRLRRAKHLSQEDLGAASNLHRTYVGSVERSERNLSIDSIGALADGLGVEAWVLLQPQSDDMADGS